In Leptotrichia sp. oral taxon 215 str. W9775, a single genomic region encodes these proteins:
- a CDS encoding energy-coupling factor ABC transporter ATP-binding protein gives MSFVNINDVSFAYPDGTVAIDNISLSIEKGEKVAIVGQNGAGKTTAVKMLNGLLKPTSGDIVIDGWNTKDYNVAKMSRKVGYVFQNPMDQIFHNNVYDEIEFGPKKIGYSENERKNLVETALELTELSASAKENPYNLPYSVRKFVTIASIIAMDTDVIIMDEPTAGQDMKGMKILNNLIKKLSEKGKTIITITHDMEFVVNNFDRVVVMANKKIIEDGDKRKIFWNEEVLKKSKIKQPYISELAKELSMGGNVLSIEEFIKEFKK, from the coding sequence ATGAGTTTTGTAAATATAAATGATGTGAGTTTTGCTTATCCTGATGGAACTGTTGCCATTGATAATATTTCCCTTAGTATAGAAAAAGGGGAAAAAGTAGCAATAGTAGGTCAGAATGGTGCAGGAAAAACAACGGCTGTAAAAATGTTAAATGGACTTTTGAAGCCTACTTCAGGAGATATTGTCATTGACGGATGGAATACAAAAGACTATAATGTTGCTAAAATGAGTAGAAAGGTAGGATACGTGTTTCAAAATCCTATGGATCAGATTTTTCATAATAATGTATATGATGAAATAGAATTTGGACCGAAAAAAATAGGATATTCTGAAAATGAAAGAAAAAATTTAGTTGAAACTGCTCTGGAACTGACAGAATTAAGTGCATCTGCAAAGGAAAATCCCTATAATCTTCCCTATTCAGTAAGAAAATTTGTTACTATTGCTTCAATTATAGCTATGGATACAGATGTCATCATTATGGATGAACCAACTGCAGGCCAGGATATGAAAGGAATGAAAATTTTAAATAATTTAATAAAGAAACTTTCAGAAAAAGGAAAAACAATAATTACAATTACACATGATATGGAGTTTGTTGTTAATAATTTTGACAGAGTTGTAGTTATGGCGAATAAAAAAATAATAGAAGATGGAGACAAAAGGAAAATTTTCTGGAATGAAGAAGTACTTAAAAAAAGTAAGATAAAACAGCCATATATAAGTGAACTGGCTAAAGAACTGTCAATGGGAGGAAATGTTCTTTCAATAGAGGAGTTTATAAAAGAATTTAAAAAGTAG
- a CDS encoding alpha/beta fold hydrolase, which translates to MERKYFEGFEGLKVPYLFFESERGEKFKNNIIIFHGVTEPIDRYEEFGKFLSANGYNVFVPEIRGHGELKTSEVCEFGKKGIKAVFEDINLFFKNELIPKGIKAENTTIFGHSMGSLIAMKWVIENNYKYFILSGFPLQKKLSVFLGKMLTGMEKLLFFKKKSFMNKEFKKYNDYFKPNQTKFDWLTRDENEVNKYVESEFCGYPISPGVFNGILGMMGFINRSYKKVRKDANMLVIYGTEDKSVNIEYVTKILEILKKKKRRINVLENKNGRHESLNEINKYEIYDEILKWLNEREK; encoded by the coding sequence ATGGAAAGAAAATATTTTGAAGGATTTGAAGGATTGAAAGTACCTTATCTGTTTTTTGAATCTGAACGTGGAGAAAAATTTAAAAATAATATTATAATATTTCATGGAGTAACTGAGCCGATAGACAGATATGAAGAATTTGGGAAATTTCTATCTGCAAATGGATACAATGTTTTTGTACCTGAAATTAGAGGCCATGGGGAACTGAAAACTTCAGAAGTATGTGAATTTGGTAAAAAGGGAATAAAAGCAGTTTTTGAGGATATAAATCTTTTTTTCAAAAATGAACTTATACCTAAAGGAATAAAAGCGGAAAATACTACTATATTTGGACATAGTATGGGGTCATTGATAGCAATGAAATGGGTTATTGAAAATAATTACAAGTATTTTATTTTATCAGGATTTCCTCTTCAGAAAAAGTTATCAGTTTTCTTGGGAAAAATGTTAACAGGAATGGAAAAACTTTTATTTTTTAAGAAAAAGTCCTTTATGAATAAGGAATTTAAGAAATATAATGATTATTTTAAACCTAATCAGACAAAATTTGACTGGCTTACAAGGGATGAAAATGAAGTAAATAAATATGTAGAAAGTGAGTTTTGTGGATATCCCATATCACCAGGAGTGTTTAATGGGATTTTGGGAATGATGGGGTTTATTAACAGAAGTTATAAAAAAGTACGAAAAGACGCAAACATGCTAGTAATTTACGGGACAGAAGATAAATCTGTAAATATAGAGTATGTTACTAAAATACTTGAAATTTTGAAGAAAAAGAAAAGACGTATAAATGTGCTGGAAAATAAAAATGGGAGACATGAGTCATTAAATGAAATCAATAAGTACGAAATT